The Polyangium spumosum region GCACTCCTCGCTCCCGCTGACGAAGCCGTCGCCGCAGGTGTCGTCGACGCAGACGCCCGCATTGCAGATCTTGCCCGCGCCGCAGTCCTTGCCGTCGGCCGCAGGCGTGCCGGGCGCGCAGGTGTGGTCGTCCTGGCAGGTCTCGTCGCCGTTGCAGGGGTCGCCGTCGTCGCATTTCACGTCGCCGGTGGCGGGGCTCGCGCTGTTGCAGGTGAACGAGCAGTCATTTTCGCAGCCGTCGCCGACGACGATATTGCCATCGTCACACGCCTCGCTGCCCTCGACCCTGGCGTTGCCGCATACGGCTTCGCCCTCACCTCCAGCGCCGCCCATGCCCCCGTCGCCACCGGCGCCTCCCGTGCCCCCCGTGCCGGGCGGCTTGCTCGGGTCGTCCCCACTACACCCGGCAAAAGGCGCCATCAAGGTGAGCCCCACGATCGCCATCATGGCCGCAAGCCCACGCGAATTCGATTGCATCCGCACGTCACACCTCCAGAACGTCGCGGCCCGCGCCAAGCGAAGCCTGCTTCGGGCATCCTAACCGGTTCCGTCCACGAATGGTTGGATTCCTGCAGGCGCCCGACGTACGCTTCGAGTTTTTCGGTTGCGACTGGAGCTTTGCGGCGCTCCGGCCCACAGCAGGCGGGCAGCGCGGATACCACCCCCGCGCGCGCCGCTTGACCGGGCCGCCCGAAAACGGTCATATCGGAGGCGCTGGCATGGAGGACCAAGAGCTCTGGGAGCGACGAATCGGAACGACGCTCCACAACACGTGGCGCCTCGAGAGCCTGATCGGCGTCGGGGGGATGGCCGCCGTGTACGTCGGCGTGCAGGCGATCGGCCGGCGCGACGCCGTCAAGGTCCTCCACCCGGAGGTGGCGCGGCAGAAGGATCTCCGCGCGCGCTTCGAGCAGGAGGCGCGTGTCCTGTCGAGCTTCCGCCACCCGGGCGCGGTCGAGGTCCTGTTCATGGGCACGACCAACGACGGGCTGCCCTTCCTCGTGATGGAGCTGCTCGAAGGCGAGTCGCTCGCCGCGCGCGTGAAGCGGCTCGGCGCGATCCCGCCCGACGAGATGCTGCGGTACGTCGACGAGGTGCTCTCGGTGCTCGGCGCGGCGCACGCGCAGAACATCGTCCACCGCGACATCAAGCTCGACAACGTCTTCATCCAGAGCGACGGGCGCGTGAAGGTGCTCGACTTCGGCATCGCGCGGCTCCGGAACGCGTCCCACGCGGTGCAGACGAAGATCGGCTCGATGCTCGGGACCTTGCCGTACATGCCGCCGGAGCAGATCCGCGGCGTCGAGATCGACGGGCGCGCGGACATCTTCGCGCTCGGCGCGACGATGTTCCGCATGCTCGCGAAGCGTCGTATCCACGAGGGGAACACGGAGGCCGAGATCCTCGTGAGGATGTCGACGGAGCCGGCGCCGCCGCTCGCGACGCTGGTCAAGGACGTGTCGCCGTCGATCTGCATGGTCGTCGATCGCGCCCTCGCGTTCCGGACCGAGCGCAGGTACCCCGACGCGGCGACGATGCAACGCGACGTGCGCGCGCTCCTGCAAGGAGAGCCTCCGCCGTACGCGATGGAGAAGCTCGCGGCCGGAGACCTGCCGAACGCGCTCGTCGCGCCCGCTGCCGCGCCGATGAACGTCGACCTCGCCGAAGCGCCGACGGTGCCGCCGCCCGCGATGCCCGCAGGCGAGTCGTTCCGGGACGCGGCGACGGCCGCAGGGATCGGCGCGCCGGCCCCGATGATGCCCGTGACCGCCGTGACGAGCGCAGGGCCTCCGAGCAGCCCGACGGGCGCGGGCCCGCGATCGACGACGGCGGCGCAGGCGAACGCGTCGATCCTGTACGGGCCGACGGTGATGGCGAGCGTGGCGAGCCTGGGTTTGTCCGAGCCGACGGGCGCGCCCACCGCGCCGAGCCCGGTCGCG contains the following coding sequences:
- a CDS encoding serine/threonine protein kinase, with the protein product MEDQELWERRIGTTLHNTWRLESLIGVGGMAAVYVGVQAIGRRDAVKVLHPEVARQKDLRARFEQEARVLSSFRHPGAVEVLFMGTTNDGLPFLVMELLEGESLAARVKRLGAIPPDEMLRYVDEVLSVLGAAHAQNIVHRDIKLDNVFIQSDGRVKVLDFGIARLRNASHAVQTKIGSMLGTLPYMPPEQIRGVEIDGRADIFALGATMFRMLAKRRIHEGNTEAEILVRMSTEPAPPLATLVKDVSPSICMVVDRALAFRTERRYPDAATMQRDVRALLQGEPPPYAMEKLAAGDLPNALVAPAAAPMNVDLAEAPTVPPPAMPAGESFRDAATAAGIGAPAPMMPVTAVTSAGPPSSPTGAGPRSTTAAQANASILYGPTVMASVASLGLSEPTGAPTAPSPVAAAPYAPAGPTAPPSTQPSRASLPSAPTPALAAAHTPEPTPAPASSAHTPPPMAKSLIGTTAASPPGPRQIPLIPAIIGALVLLVLLLVGVAVFRGHDETASEPGSNTTKANAGSGAPTTSKESSKKPKGKRNWDKVNWDK